In Macadamia integrifolia cultivar HAES 741 chromosome 13, SCU_Mint_v3, whole genome shotgun sequence, one DNA window encodes the following:
- the LOC122059125 gene encoding probable F-box protein At4g22030, whose protein sequence is MQQGTRDHHPHPNPIPQQESSNMVTLQTSSFSRSSPSSSSHLGREIGATLQAPKLRPSRLTLPRIPERDLVEELNLRSGYNNTTIALRPLTVESKPSDTTRDFDVLKSNSKVVAELYAVMEAAADRAEMHTNIGEQRSNWNHLLLTSINAITLTAATMVGLAATTWGTGAPLLALKLSSTLLYSAATGMLVVMNKIQPSQLAEEQRNAARLFKQLQREIQTTLAIGTPTKRYVKDAMDKVLALDRAYPLPLLGTMLEKFPATVEPAVWWPQQPPQNELGGGNREKKGSNGWNAKLEEEMRQIVGVLKRKDTEEYLRLSKLFLKVKKALAISGPLLTGLAAVGSALVGSASQHQAPWAIFLGVAAGALAAIVNTMEHGWQVGMVFEMYRSNAGFFQLIEESIGSTLKEREVEKRKNGELFEMNVALQLGRSLSELRDLAASSSSSNRYGETTGEFASKLF, encoded by the coding sequence ATGCAGCAAGGAACTAGAGATCATCATCCCCATCCAAACCCAATTCCTCAACAAGAATCTAGTAACATGGTTACACTTCAAACTTCAAGTTTCTCAaggtcttctccatcttcttcatcccaTCTAGGCAGAGAGATTGGAGCAACGCTTCAGGCCCCTAAACTCCGGCCAAGTAGACTCACACTCCCAAGGATCCCTGAAAGAGACTTGGTGGAGGAATTGAACCTGAGAAGCGGATACAACAACACAACCATAGCCCTAAGGCCCCTAACAGTAGAATCCAAACCTAGTGACACCACTAGAGATTTTGATGTTCTGAAGTCCAATTCCAAGGTGGTGGCTGAGCTTTACGCCGTCATGGAAGCAGCCGCCGACAGAGCAGAGATGCACACCAACATCGGAGAGCAGCGGAGTAACTGGAACCATCTCCTCCTAACTTCCATTAACGCCATCACCCTCACCGCTGCAACTATGGTTGGCCTGGCAGCCACTACCTGGGGAACGGGAGCACCTCTTCTAGCACTCAAGCTCTCGTCCACCCTATTATATTCGGCAGCCACCGGGATGTTGGTGGTGATGAACAAGATCCAGCCCTCCCAGCTCGCGGAAGAGCAACGAAACGCTGCGAGACTGTTCAAGCAGCTCCAAAGGGAAATCCAAACAACCCTTGCAATCGGAACTCCCACAAAAAGATATGTGAAGGATGCCATGGACAAGGTCTTGGCCCTTGACAGGGCCTACCCTCTTCCTTTACTTGGAACAATGCTAGAGAAGTTCCCCGCGACGGTAGAGCCCGCAGTGTGGTGGCCCCAACAACCACCACAGAACGAACTCGGCGGTGgtaatagagaaaagaagggaagcaACGGATGGAATGCAAAGCTGGAGGAGGAAATGAGACAGATAGTTGGGGTGTTGAAGAGGAAGGACACTGAAGAATATTTGAGGCTTAGCAAGTTgtttttaaaagtaaaaaaggcACTAGCCATTTCTGGGCCTCTGCTCACGGGCCTTGCCGCGGTAGGGTCTGCTCTTGTAGGATCAGCTTCTCAGCATCAAGCGCCATGGGCAATCTTTCTGGGAGTCGCTGCGGGAGCTCTGGCAGCCATAGTGAACACAATGGAGCATGGTTGGCAAGTAGGAATGGTATTTGAGATGTATAGGAGCAATGCTGGATTCTTTCAGCTCATTGAGGAATCTATTGGGTCCACCTTGAAGGAAAGGGAggtggagaagagaaagaatggAGAGTTGTTTGAAATGAATGTGGCTCTACAACTGGGAAGGAGCTTGTCCGAACTCAGAGATCTTGCagcttcttcgtcttcttccaaCAGATATGGAGAGACCACTGGAGAATTTGCCAGCAAGCTCTTCTGA